The following proteins are encoded in a genomic region of Devosia lucknowensis:
- a CDS encoding glycosyltransferase family 2 protein, protein MANFEAGDKIVHALRSVLAQTMSDLEIIVSDDCSGDDSVGHVRRFMDGDSRIRLVAADRNRGPAACRNRALDMARGQWIAIVDSDDIIHPERFERLIAAAGAAEADIIADDLLLFFEDGAPPKLMLGEDASSPIVVTPERWILAGQDGSPALGYLKPMIRRDVLGALRYDEKLRIGEDYDLILRLLLAGQDMVVVPEPYYLYRRHSGSISHRLSVGDMAAMVERQDALIAETASLAPEIADAFDRRRASLNAGLAYERLVESIKRRRPGQIIGRLFADPRQLRQLFASFLEGRRRRRPTGPRPLSPLLLLGAKGTPGVAQTVPDYKPVAANGEAAASSRQVWRDLAATRGQGAVRCIPLDAAGRYAAGFIPEAEIASVP, encoded by the coding sequence ATGGCCAATTTCGAGGCAGGGGACAAGATCGTCCACGCCTTGCGCTCGGTGCTGGCGCAGACCATGAGCGACCTCGAGATCATCGTTAGCGATGATTGCTCGGGCGACGACAGTGTGGGCCACGTTCGTCGTTTCATGGACGGCGACAGCCGTATCCGCCTGGTCGCCGCCGATCGAAATCGAGGGCCTGCGGCCTGTCGCAACAGGGCGCTGGACATGGCGCGCGGTCAATGGATCGCCATAGTCGATTCCGACGACATCATACACCCGGAACGCTTCGAGCGCCTGATAGCGGCTGCCGGGGCGGCCGAAGCCGACATCATTGCCGACGACCTTCTGCTGTTCTTCGAGGACGGAGCCCCGCCGAAGCTGATGCTGGGCGAGGATGCGAGCAGTCCCATCGTCGTCACGCCCGAGCGATGGATCCTGGCGGGACAGGACGGTTCGCCGGCCCTGGGTTATCTCAAGCCGATGATCCGCAGGGACGTGCTCGGAGCGCTGCGCTACGACGAAAAGCTGCGCATCGGAGAAGACTATGACCTGATCCTGCGGCTGTTGCTGGCGGGCCAGGACATGGTCGTCGTTCCCGAACCCTATTATCTCTACCGCCGCCACTCCGGATCCATCTCGCATCGTCTTTCGGTGGGCGACATGGCTGCGATGGTCGAGCGGCAGGATGCACTAATCGCGGAAACCGCGTCCCTGGCCCCTGAAATCGCCGACGCGTTCGATCGTCGTCGTGCCAGTCTCAATGCCGGCCTTGCCTATGAGCGGCTGGTCGAGAGCATCAAGCGGCGACGTCCAGGTCAGATAATCGGACGGCTCTTCGCCGATCCGCGGCAATTGCGACAGCTGTTCGCATCCTTTCTCGAAGGACGCCGTCGGCGGCGCCCGACAGGGCCGCGCCCGCTATCGCCGTTGCTGTTGCTCGGCGCCAAGGGCACGCCCGGCGTGGCGCAGACGGTGCCGGACTACAAGCCCGTTGCCGCCAACGGCGAGGCAGCAGCCTCATCGCGTCAGGTTTGGCGCGACCTGGCCGCTACAAGGGGGCAGGGTGCGGTGCGCTGCATTCCGCTCGACGCGGCCGGACGGTATGCAGCCGGCTTCATTCCCGAGGCAGAGATCGCGAGCGTGCCATGA
- a CDS encoding sugar transferase: MSIINAEIGSDNPTKGGMPRGGTAKRGFDIVAASAMLFFALPAMFFIAVIMFSTDRGPIFFGHERIGRNGKRFRCLKFRSMVVNSQEALKRHLELFPHARAEWEATQKLTDDPRITRIGRFLRVTSLDELPQLINVIRGEMSLVGPRPIVQDEVVRYAEEIHHYAAVRPGITGLWQVSGRSDVDYDRRVQLDSLYVRQWTFLGDMVILLKTVKVVALRTGSR; this comes from the coding sequence ATGTCGATCATCAATGCCGAAATCGGCTCGGACAATCCAACCAAGGGCGGCATGCCGCGTGGTGGCACGGCGAAGCGCGGCTTCGACATCGTGGCTGCTTCGGCCATGCTGTTTTTTGCGCTTCCGGCCATGTTCTTTATCGCCGTCATCATGTTCTCGACGGATCGGGGGCCAATCTTCTTCGGACACGAACGGATCGGGCGCAATGGCAAGCGGTTCCGTTGCCTTAAGTTTCGCTCCATGGTGGTCAATTCACAGGAGGCGCTGAAGCGTCACCTTGAACTGTTTCCCCATGCCCGAGCGGAATGGGAAGCGACCCAAAAGCTCACCGACGATCCGCGGATCACCCGCATCGGCCGGTTCCTGCGCGTCACCAGTCTCGACGAACTGCCCCAGCTCATCAACGTCATCCGGGGCGAGATGAGCCTCGTCGGTCCCCGCCCGATCGTGCAGGACGAGGTGGTGCGCTATGCGGAAGAAATCCACCACTATGCCGCGGTCCGCCCCGGCATTACCGGCCTTTGGCAGGTCAGCGGTCGCAGCGACGTCGACTACGACCGCCGTGTGCAGCTCGATAGCCTCTATGTCCGCCAATGGACCTTCCTGGGCGACATGGTGATCCTGCTCAAGACCGTGAAGGTCGTCGCCCTGCGTACCGGCAGCCGCTAG
- the galU gene encoding UTP--glucose-1-phosphate uridylyltransferase GalU gives MVKPVKTAVFPVAGLGTRFLPATKAMPKEMLTVVDRPLIQYAVDEARDAGITHFVFVTGRNKGVIEDHFDRQFELETTLELRGKTKALDQLHEDLPSAGRTSFTRQQEPLGLGHAVWCARQIVGDEPFALLLPDMLFKGKRGVLRQMMEAYETTGGNILAVEEVAPHEVSSYGVVGRGPGGDTGFPITGMVEKPTPQEAPSNLIISGRYILQPEIFPLLADQPRGAGGEIQLTDAMQTLMKSQPFAGVKYEGQSFDCGSKIGFLAANVAYALDREDIAGDFLTALSRLGLEETLSEGFRIAAE, from the coding sequence ATGGTCAAACCAGTCAAGACTGCCGTGTTTCCCGTGGCCGGCCTCGGAACACGCTTCCTGCCGGCCACCAAGGCCATGCCCAAGGAAATGCTTACAGTCGTTGATCGGCCACTCATCCAGTATGCCGTCGACGAGGCACGTGACGCGGGCATCACCCACTTCGTGTTCGTCACCGGTCGCAACAAGGGAGTGATCGAGGATCACTTCGACCGTCAGTTCGAATTGGAGACCACGCTTGAACTGCGCGGCAAGACCAAGGCTCTGGACCAGCTTCACGAGGACCTTCCCTCAGCGGGTCGCACGAGCTTCACGAGGCAGCAGGAACCGCTGGGTCTCGGTCACGCGGTGTGGTGCGCCCGCCAGATTGTTGGCGATGAACCGTTTGCGCTCCTGCTCCCGGACATGCTTTTCAAGGGCAAGCGCGGCGTGCTTAGGCAAATGATGGAGGCCTATGAGACGACCGGTGGCAATATTCTCGCCGTCGAGGAAGTCGCCCCGCACGAGGTGTCATCCTATGGTGTCGTCGGCCGTGGCCCCGGCGGCGATACCGGCTTTCCCATCACCGGCATGGTCGAAAAGCCGACGCCACAGGAAGCGCCGTCCAATCTTATCATTTCCGGCCGCTACATTCTGCAGCCCGAAATCTTTCCGCTGCTCGCCGACCAGCCCAGGGGCGCTGGCGGCGAAATTCAGCTCACCGATGCCATGCAGACGCTGATGAAGTCCCAGCCCTTTGCCGGCGTCAAGTATGAGGGACAAAGCTTCGACTGCGGCTCCAAGATCGGCTTCCTCGCAGCCAACGTCGCCTACGCGCTCGATCGCGAAGACATTGCGGGAGATTTCCTGACCGCATTGTCCAGACTGGGTCTTGAGGAGACTTTGAGCGAAGGTTTCCGCATCGCAGCCGAATAG
- a CDS encoding Wzz/FepE/Etk N-terminal domain-containing protein, with amino-acid sequence MLEKTGYPEVMAPQPSDLKTIDLDQVFALVRRQALVLGLCLAVGVTLAVVYLSLAPRSYLSAAQLLIDKNLEQLTADGNAQSSATDLEAQVLNQIEVLRSSRVAKTVAEAEGLTKDQDFLNPPPSFSQRVKSLVGLGPAPQADQLEASLDQVVGMLRANVQVERMGRSSIIRVGYEAAEPELAQRIASAYATALVQDQLNAELEATSAAADWLQQRLAEIGESQRQASLAIEQYRQESGLSVGQDQTLSTQRIQSLSNQLAEAQAETARVRTLSEQLQSVIDAGAASASNSLSMLGGAETDPVQMATLRNQVATLTSRMAEIEASYGPDHPQLLTLKAEKTALDNRIYALLQNLNEQYRSQLALAQQQEAALRTNIDAEGQSAGAVSQEQVRLNELQQRSDALRALYNSYLTSYEEAVQRQSFPIPSVRVVTEALLPEDPSSPRTMVILAAAIIAGGFMGIVLGVLNELRERGFRTGAQIRQQLGLRFLGYVPRLQVEGPRSIRGLVHGALTSRIGRRWGAPFMETLKSTRLVMQPMADRGTAVIGVLSVLPDEGKTTFAISLAEMLTAIGSRVLLIDGDAGQSQTGIPTRIMPSQQGDWRKAAVADHDTGMVTLSAAAPEAGGGDLSSLAMQRVLAEARGQFDYVIIDLPPLGPVIDALSVLPYTDASVLVAEWGRTPRRLLRNMLEREPELADHIIGVVLNKVDLGALPRFTDVGGLERFAYRGEQQRIARHPEPNAAE; translated from the coding sequence ATGTTGGAAAAGACCGGATATCCGGAGGTCATGGCGCCACAGCCATCCGACCTCAAGACGATCGACCTCGATCAGGTTTTCGCACTCGTGCGCCGCCAGGCGCTGGTGCTCGGCCTGTGCCTTGCGGTGGGCGTGACGCTGGCCGTGGTGTATCTCAGCCTCGCGCCACGCAGCTATCTGTCGGCAGCACAACTCCTTATCGACAAGAATCTTGAACAGCTCACCGCCGACGGCAACGCCCAGTCGAGCGCCACCGACCTCGAAGCGCAGGTGCTCAACCAGATCGAAGTGCTGCGCTCAAGCCGCGTCGCCAAGACGGTCGCCGAGGCAGAAGGGCTCACCAAGGACCAGGATTTCCTCAATCCACCACCTTCCTTCTCGCAACGGGTCAAAAGCCTCGTCGGTCTCGGGCCAGCGCCACAGGCGGATCAACTCGAGGCAAGTCTTGACCAGGTCGTCGGCATGCTGCGGGCGAACGTGCAGGTGGAGCGTATGGGGCGATCCTCGATCATCCGCGTGGGATACGAGGCCGCAGAGCCCGAACTGGCGCAGCGTATCGCCAGTGCCTATGCCACGGCCCTGGTGCAGGATCAGCTCAACGCCGAGCTCGAAGCCACCAGCGCGGCCGCCGACTGGCTGCAGCAGAGACTGGCCGAAATCGGGGAAAGTCAGCGCCAGGCAAGCCTTGCCATCGAACAGTACCGGCAGGAATCGGGTCTTTCGGTGGGACAGGACCAGACGCTGAGCACGCAACGCATCCAGAGCCTTTCGAACCAGCTGGCCGAGGCGCAGGCCGAGACAGCGCGGGTGCGCACCCTCTCCGAACAGTTGCAGAGCGTGATCGACGCTGGCGCGGCGTCGGCTTCAAACTCGCTGTCCATGCTGGGTGGCGCTGAAACCGATCCTGTTCAGATGGCTACCCTGCGCAATCAGGTCGCGACATTGACGAGCCGCATGGCGGAAATCGAGGCCAGCTATGGTCCGGACCATCCGCAACTGCTGACGCTCAAAGCGGAAAAGACCGCGCTGGACAACCGCATCTATGCCCTGCTGCAGAACCTGAATGAGCAGTATCGCAGCCAACTCGCGCTGGCGCAGCAGCAGGAAGCGGCGCTGCGAACCAATATCGACGCCGAAGGGCAAAGTGCCGGCGCGGTAAGCCAGGAGCAGGTGCGTCTCAACGAGTTGCAGCAGCGCTCCGATGCCCTGCGCGCGCTCTACAACAGCTACCTCACGTCGTATGAAGAAGCCGTACAGCGTCAGAGCTTCCCCATTCCGTCGGTCCGTGTCGTCACCGAGGCGTTGCTGCCTGAGGACCCATCGAGCCCTCGCACAATGGTGATCCTTGCCGCGGCAATCATCGCCGGTGGTTTCATGGGGATAGTGCTGGGGGTGCTGAACGAGCTGCGTGAGCGCGGCTTCCGAACGGGGGCGCAGATCCGCCAACAACTTGGGCTGCGGTTCCTCGGCTATGTGCCGCGACTTCAGGTCGAGGGGCCGAGATCGATCCGCGGGCTGGTACATGGGGCGCTGACCTCACGTATCGGCCGCCGATGGGGTGCGCCCTTCATGGAGACGCTGAAGTCGACGCGGCTGGTCATGCAACCCATGGCCGATCGGGGAACTGCGGTTATCGGCGTGCTGTCGGTGCTTCCGGACGAGGGCAAGACGACCTTCGCCATCTCGCTGGCGGAGATGCTGACGGCCATCGGGTCGCGCGTCCTGCTTATCGATGGCGATGCCGGCCAGAGCCAAACAGGGATTCCGACCCGGATCATGCCGTCGCAACAGGGCGATTGGCGCAAGGCGGCCGTGGCTGACCACGATACCGGGATGGTCACGCTCTCCGCCGCAGCGCCGGAGGCGGGCGGCGGCGACCTTTCGAGCCTCGCCATGCAGCGCGTCCTGGCGGAGGCGCGCGGACAGTTCGACTATGTGATCATCGACCTGCCGCCGCTCGGCCCGGTGATCGATGCGCTTTCCGTGCTCCCTTATACCGACGCCAGCGTGCTGGTGGCAGAATGGGGTCGCACGCCGCGACGGCTGTTGCGCAACATGCTGGAGCGGGAGCCCGAGCTGGCCGACCACATTATCGGCGTCGTGCTGAACAAGGTCGATCTCGGCGCCTTGCCCAGGTTCACCGATGTCGGCGGCCTCGAGCGCTTTGCCTATCGTGGCGAGCAGCAGCGGATCGCACGTCATCCGGAGCCCAACGCGGCCGAATAG
- a CDS encoding glycosyltransferase, whose product MASIDICICTFRRPFLTETLRSVARLDAGGHDVRVIVADNDETPSARKRVQGMLDEMPFATTYLHAPAANICIARNACLDAASGDFLAFIDDDETVSEGWLLALLDKARSEKASAVLGPVRAIYPPEAPDWMTEGDFHSTLPVYVNGTIRTGYTCNVLMRWHAPLRGLRFDTRLGRSGGEDTDFFYRLRAMGGTIAYAPDAVVAEPVTAQRATMAWLVQRRLRFGQTHGMLMSGSRFRAMPKVAAKIAYCGAMTGLTVLSPVARRRNWLRAMLHIGVASSLLGHRTAEHYGQPTAS is encoded by the coding sequence ATGGCGAGCATCGATATCTGCATCTGCACCTTCCGCCGGCCCTTCCTGACGGAGACCTTGAGGTCGGTTGCGCGGCTGGACGCAGGCGGTCATGACGTTCGCGTCATCGTCGCCGACAATGACGAGACGCCCTCGGCTCGCAAGCGTGTCCAGGGCATGCTTGACGAGATGCCCTTCGCGACGACCTATCTCCACGCTCCCGCAGCCAACATCTGCATCGCCCGCAATGCATGTCTCGATGCGGCCTCGGGCGACTTCCTCGCCTTTATCGACGACGACGAGACAGTGAGCGAGGGGTGGCTCCTGGCATTGCTCGACAAGGCGCGCTCCGAGAAGGCGTCGGCCGTGCTCGGACCGGTGCGGGCCATCTACCCGCCCGAGGCTCCGGACTGGATGACCGAAGGCGACTTTCACTCGACATTGCCGGTCTATGTCAACGGGACCATCCGCACGGGCTATACGTGCAACGTGCTGATGCGCTGGCATGCGCCGCTGCGTGGCCTGCGGTTCGATACCCGTCTGGGGCGATCAGGCGGTGAAGACACCGACTTCTTCTATCGACTGCGCGCGATGGGCGGCACGATCGCCTATGCGCCGGATGCGGTGGTGGCAGAGCCCGTCACAGCGCAAAGGGCAACGATGGCCTGGCTGGTGCAGCGTCGCCTGCGCTTCGGACAGACACACGGCATGCTGATGTCGGGATCGCGGTTTCGCGCGATGCCGAAAGTCGCGGCAAAAATCGCCTATTGCGGGGCCATGACGGGACTGACGGTGCTTTCCCCCGTGGCCCGGCGTCGCAACTGGCTGCGGGCCATGCTGCATATCGGCGTTGCAAGCAGCCTGCTCGGCCATCGCACCGCGGAGCATTACGGTCAGCCGACCGCCTCCTGA